From Anopheles arabiensis isolate DONGOLA chromosome 3, AaraD3, whole genome shotgun sequence, a single genomic window includes:
- the LOC120904342 gene encoding carbonic anhydrase 1-like: MSQTSIPPEADEQRSSSAISLLNEALVWSLAPTEAYQPAPIDITVCRAVQLELEPLRWNNYELLPASVKLTNTGETVILSARWDSEQCPSLEGGPLEGRYLFSQLHFHWGLSALDGSEHTIDGYRLPLELHVIHFAERFGDQDTAQASPGGVLCLVYFFNLKSNPNRFVEPVVEALERILLPESYTKLEPFPLIDLFHAFTDEYFLYWGCTRNGPQVTPLLWLLSRTQEPLDFRQLKQFNRLLDRRMRPRYSLQPSDTARPSKGRHLFHVNPRTPMSVSTLRIEPPEKFAQTRWLVDRQPIDWSSPDACRQYVRLVREELAKKKQPPVEDDEVQCLEGGSNRSSEY, encoded by the coding sequence ATGTCGCAAACATCAATCCCACCCGAAGCCGACGAACAACGCTCCAGCTCAGCCATTTCGCTCCTAAACGAAGCCCTCGTATGGTCACTGGCACCGACCGAAGCGTACCAACCCGCACCGATCGACATTACCGTGTGCCGTGCGGTACAACTCGAACTGGAGCCACTCCGGTGGAACAACTACGAATTGCTTCCGGCTAGCGTGAAGCTAACCAACACCGGCGAAACTGTCATTCTGAGTGCCCGTTGGGATAGTGAGCAATGTCCTTCACTGGAGGGTGGCCCACTGGAAGGGCGCTATCTTTTCTCGCAGCTTCATTTCCACTGGGGCCTAAGTGCGCTGGACGGTAGCGAGCATACCATCGATGGCTATCGGTTACCGCTCGAGCTGCACGTGATCCATTTTGCCGAACGGTTCGGTGACCAGGACACGGCCCAGGCCAGTCCGGGCGGTGTGCTGTGTTTGGTGTACTTCTTCAATTTGAAATCTAATCCAAATCGATTTGTTGAACCCGTCGTCGAAGCGTTGGAACGTATTCTACTGCCCGAATCGTACACAAAGCTCGAACCATTCCCACTGATTGACCTGTTCCACGCGTTCACGGACGAATACTTCCTTTATTGGGGCTGCACACGGAACGGACCGCAGGTAACGCCGCTGCTGTGGCTACTGTCACGCACCCAAGAGCCACTTGACTTTCGGCAGCTGAAACAGTTCAATCGCTTGCTCGATCGTCGCATGCGGCCCCGCTACAGCCTGCAGCCGTCGGATACGGCCCGCCCGTCGAAGGGAAGACATCTGTTCCACGTGAACCCGCGCACACCAATGTCGGTCAGCACGCTCCGGATAGAGCCGCCGGAAAAGTTTGCCCAAACGCGGTGGCTTGTGGACCGGCAGCCGATTGATTGGAGCTCGCCGGACGCATGCCGCCAGTATGTACGGCTGGTACGTGAGGAGTTGGCAAAGAAAAAGCAACCCCCGGTCGAGGATGACGAAGTGCAGTGTCTGGAAGGTGGGTCGAACAGGAGCAGTGAGTATTAG